From the genome of Prevotella herbatica, one region includes:
- a CDS encoding HdeD family acid-resistance protein: protein MKIFQSSFFRAICAIIIGILLIQYREQTLTWITIAIGILFFISGILSIAEYVSTKKLSDKPEVYDAEGKLISGGPKPHFPILGVASLLLGVILALMTNMFITSLTYIISGVLIIGAIGQFIFLANTSKYASVGFYYWIMPSVILIVGIIAIVYPTAIATAPLFVIGWCMLLYGVVECINALKAINCRKQFYRKENSELKNNKAED, encoded by the coding sequence ATGAAAATATTCCAAAGCTCTTTTTTTCGTGCTATATGTGCTATTATAATAGGCATATTACTAATTCAATATCGTGAACAGACATTGACTTGGATAACTATTGCAATAGGAATATTGTTTTTCATATCTGGCATCTTGTCTATTGCCGAATATGTGTCAACAAAGAAACTATCAGATAAACCAGAAGTTTATGATGCTGAGGGTAAATTAATATCAGGAGGTCCAAAACCACATTTCCCTATTTTAGGAGTAGCTAGTCTGTTACTTGGAGTTATATTGGCATTAATGACAAATATGTTCATCACCAGTCTGACATACATTATATCAGGAGTACTCATAATCGGTGCTATAGGCCAATTCATATTTCTTGCCAATACATCAAAGTATGCATCTGTAGGTTTCTACTACTGGATAATGCCTTCTGTGATATTAATTGTAGGTATCATAGCAATAGTTTATCCAACAGCCATTGCGACAGCTCCTCTTTTCGTTATAGGATGGTGTATGTTGCTATACGGAGTGGTTGAATGCATAAATGCACTTAAAGCTATAAACTGCAGAAAGCAATTCTACAGAAAAGAAAATTCTGAATTAAAAAATAATAAAGCAGAAGACTGA
- a CDS encoding endonuclease/exonuclease/phosphatase family protein, whose amino-acid sequence MKKQLLILAVLLISITATAQKKFSVYAVGFYNQENLFDTCHDEGKNDYEFLPSGSYHWDGLKYSHKLHNMAQALSDMGTDLLPNVGCSVIGLSEVENDKVLTDLTNQPELKARNYKYCHIEGPDMRGIDCALLYNPKMFKVDNMKLVPYVQKELKDSSYKTRGFLTISGKLADEHVVFIVCHLPSRFNGSAYREWGATQVKAVKDSLLKEDPKVKIMIMGDMNDDPTDKSMHVALSAKEDIDMVGPDDMYNPWYNVLKQGTGTLMYRGTWNLFDQIILSPNLLNKGDNKGFSTLKFWKNKIQRMPYLFQTEGQYKGSPKRTSAGGVWLDGYSDHLPVCVYLVKEQAN is encoded by the coding sequence ATGAAAAAGCAATTATTAATATTGGCAGTTCTGCTGATTAGCATTACAGCCACAGCGCAAAAGAAGTTTTCTGTTTACGCAGTAGGTTTTTACAATCAAGAGAATTTGTTTGATACATGTCATGACGAAGGCAAAAATGATTACGAATTTCTTCCAAGTGGTTCTTATCATTGGGATGGATTGAAGTATTCTCATAAGTTACACAACATGGCACAAGCGCTTTCTGATATGGGAACAGACCTCCTTCCGAATGTTGGGTGCTCTGTTATTGGGCTTAGTGAGGTTGAGAATGACAAGGTGTTGACCGATCTTACAAATCAGCCAGAACTAAAGGCTCGCAATTATAAATATTGCCATATTGAGGGACCTGATATGCGTGGTATAGACTGTGCTTTGCTTTATAATCCAAAGATGTTTAAGGTGGATAATATGAAACTTGTACCTTATGTACAGAAAGAACTCAAGGACAGTAGTTATAAAACACGTGGCTTCTTAACTATTAGTGGCAAGTTGGCTGACGAGCATGTTGTATTCATCGTATGTCATTTACCTAGTCGTTTTAATGGTTCCGCATATCGTGAGTGGGGCGCAACTCAGGTTAAGGCTGTCAAGGATTCACTTCTTAAAGAAGATCCAAAAGTTAAGATCATGATAATGGGTGATATGAATGACGACCCTACAGATAAGAGTATGCATGTAGCCCTTTCTGCAAAGGAAGATATTGATATGGTAGGACCTGATGATATGTATAATCCTTGGTATAATGTTTTAAAACAAGGTACTGGTACATTGATGTATCGTGGTACCTGGAATTTATTTGATCAGATAATCTTGTCACCAAACCTACTTAATAAAGGTGATAACAAAGGATTCTCTACATTAAAATTCTGGAAGAATAAGATTCAGCGTATGCCTTATCTATTCCAGACAGAAGGACAATATAAGGGAAGTCCTAAACGAACAAGTGCTGGTGGTGTATGGCTTGATGGATATTCAGACCACTTGCCAGTATGTGTATATCTTGTTAAAGAACAGGCAAATTGA
- a CDS encoding DUF5689 domain-containing protein, translating to MKNIKYIMLALVCTLFTGCMDGNWDEPTGYQRGNTAVPETNIMTIAQVKAKYQSTLSQAYGYAPVTDDIQIKAYVTGNDIEGNLFSQISLEDGTGAILVGINEGGINGYLPIGTEIIVNLKGLYIGCYGMQPQIGDKYLSAKGETSVGRMSKLFWNQQFKYTGKTVTAVSTEFNQASLKDAQYLTDNAGKLMTIKGVTFTDGGQKVYSNKEDVVNNNCCERALNGLSSYNIVVRTSTYADFAAEKLPSSKVNITGIFTRYNNKWQVIIRKASDVENAN from the coding sequence ATGAAGAATATTAAATATATAATGTTAGCTCTTGTCTGCACACTCTTTACAGGATGTATGGACGGCAACTGGGACGAGCCTACGGGTTATCAGAGAGGAAACACAGCTGTTCCTGAGACAAACATTATGACCATAGCACAAGTTAAAGCGAAATATCAGTCTACTTTATCTCAAGCTTATGGCTACGCTCCTGTAACAGATGACATTCAGATAAAGGCCTATGTTACAGGTAACGATATTGAAGGCAATTTATTCAGTCAGATTTCTCTTGAAGACGGAACAGGTGCTATACTTGTTGGTATCAACGAGGGTGGTATTAATGGATATCTTCCTATAGGAACTGAAATCATTGTAAACCTTAAGGGGTTATACATTGGATGCTATGGTATGCAACCTCAAATCGGAGACAAATATCTCAGTGCAAAGGGTGAAACTTCTGTCGGAAGAATGAGCAAACTCTTTTGGAATCAGCAATTCAAATATACAGGTAAGACTGTAACAGCTGTATCTACAGAATTCAATCAAGCTAGCTTGAAAGATGCTCAATATCTCACAGACAATGCAGGAAAACTGATGACTATAAAGGGAGTTACATTTACTGATGGTGGGCAGAAAGTCTACAGTAACAAGGAAGATGTAGTAAACAACAATTGTTGTGAACGTGCTTTAAATGGATTGAGCAGTTATAACATTGTTGTGAGAACTAGTACTTATGCAGACTTCGCTGCTGAGAAACTTCCTTCAAGTAAGGTTAATATTACAGGTATTTTCACTCGCTACAATAATAAATGGCAGGTTATCATCCGCAAAGCAAGTGATGTAGAAAATGCAAATTAA
- a CDS encoding TonB-dependent receptor — protein sequence MQKKLQLALFALCYSSLALAQNNNNSQQQAKALDENAFTFTEAQLGEDDNMSQNVTILNSNTNAYASEVGYLFSPVRFRYRAFNQKYNDIYINGAPVNDVERGQFSFSSIGGLNQMTRNVDFSLPFESNNYGMTDMGGSNNYNFRSGSMAAGHRISLAGANRNYTLRGMYSYSSGFNAKGWAFSGNLTYRWANRGYVEGTFYNSLSYFLGVQKLLGKHSFSFATWGNPTERATQGAATDESYWLANDNQYNPYWGYQNGKKRNSRVVNDFAPSALFTWDWNINNKTKLTTTVLGKYSMYSSTKLNYNNSDNPAPDYYKSLPSSFYDVWGSNAQYQTPQALADWQRAYDWLSNSKANRQINWDRLYAANQNVNTEGVDAMYYVQKRHSNNLNVTLASALTKHLTDKSTWNLGFAAIANKGFHYQTMDDLLGANTFHNINTYAIGTYPIGSDYLQYDLNHPNALIKEGDKFGYDYTLNVIKGNIWSNYTETFGILHYSIAAKIGYDGMNRDGKMRNGLFADNSYGKSKTANFLSGGAKFSGSIDLSHGSVISLGLGYEHKAPTANVAFQAPEMNNDFVQNLKNERIFSSELAYQFNNSWLHANLSGYYSRIDNATEWTCFYFDDINSFSYNSLTGLNKEYYGAELGLNFKLTSFLDLKALGTISEAKNISNAKVRYMNSTQGTYVDDIALVENMRESGTPLTAGSLGLSFHQGGWYIDLNGNYYDRIYLSYSPYYRYQTPLKNQKSVDNEGNYIVSPQDKGKGGFMLDGTIGKSIRLKKGSLSINLMVTNILNNQKIVTGGYEQSRSDYSLKNDGSTSDRCYRFSKNPKKYYIYGTNGMLQIAYRF from the coding sequence ATGCAAAAGAAGCTCCAATTAGCATTGTTCGCGCTCTGCTATTCGTCTCTTGCGCTCGCTCAGAATAACAACAATTCTCAGCAACAGGCAAAGGCTTTAGACGAGAATGCGTTCACTTTTACAGAAGCACAGTTGGGTGAGGATGACAACATGAGTCAAAATGTAACCATCCTTAACTCTAACACTAATGCGTATGCCAGCGAGGTTGGTTATCTTTTTTCACCGGTCCGCTTTCGTTATCGCGCTTTCAACCAAAAGTATAACGATATTTATATTAACGGCGCCCCTGTTAACGACGTAGAACGTGGACAATTCAGTTTTTCATCTATTGGTGGTCTAAACCAGATGACACGCAATGTTGATTTCTCACTTCCATTTGAGAGCAACAACTATGGAATGACTGATATGGGGGGAAGCAATAATTATAATTTCCGTAGTGGAAGTATGGCAGCAGGTCACCGTATAAGTTTAGCAGGTGCAAACCGCAATTATACATTACGTGGTATGTATTCATACAGCAGCGGATTCAACGCTAAAGGCTGGGCTTTCAGTGGAAACCTTACTTATCGTTGGGCAAATCGTGGATATGTAGAGGGCACATTCTATAATTCACTATCTTATTTTCTCGGTGTACAGAAACTTCTTGGAAAACATAGTTTCTCATTTGCCACATGGGGCAATCCTACAGAGCGTGCTACACAAGGTGCAGCTACTGACGAAAGCTACTGGCTTGCAAATGATAACCAATATAATCCTTATTGGGGTTATCAGAATGGAAAGAAGCGTAACTCTCGTGTAGTTAATGATTTCGCTCCTTCTGCTCTCTTCACTTGGGACTGGAACATAAATAACAAGACAAAACTCACAACAACAGTACTTGGAAAATACAGTATGTATTCAAGCACAAAGTTGAACTATAACAATTCTGACAACCCAGCTCCTGATTACTATAAGAGTCTACCTAGTAGCTTTTATGATGTATGGGGAAGCAACGCTCAATATCAGACACCACAAGCTCTTGCTGATTGGCAACGCGCTTACGACTGGTTGAGCAACAGCAAAGCCAACCGCCAGATTAATTGGGATCGTCTTTACGCAGCCAACCAGAATGTAAATACTGAAGGTGTAGACGCTATGTATTACGTACAGAAACGTCATAGCAACAATCTAAATGTAACACTTGCCTCTGCACTCACAAAGCACTTAACAGACAAGAGTACTTGGAACCTCGGTTTTGCAGCCATAGCTAATAAAGGTTTTCATTATCAGACAATGGATGACCTTCTCGGTGCAAATACATTCCACAACATAAATACTTATGCTATTGGTACATACCCTATTGGCTCTGATTATCTCCAATATGATTTAAATCATCCAAACGCACTTATTAAAGAGGGAGACAAGTTTGGTTACGACTATACTCTTAACGTAATAAAGGGTAATATATGGAGTAACTATACTGAGACTTTCGGAATTCTTCATTATAGCATAGCTGCAAAGATTGGTTACGACGGAATGAACCGTGACGGCAAGATGCGCAACGGATTGTTTGCAGACAATTCTTACGGCAAGAGTAAGACTGCTAACTTCCTTTCTGGTGGTGCTAAATTCAGCGGATCAATTGATCTTAGCCATGGAAGCGTAATATCTCTCGGTCTTGGTTATGAGCACAAAGCTCCTACTGCTAATGTTGCCTTCCAGGCTCCAGAAATGAACAACGACTTCGTTCAGAATCTTAAGAACGAGCGCATATTCAGCAGCGAACTTGCTTATCAGTTCAATAATTCTTGGCTTCATGCTAACTTAAGCGGTTATTACAGCCGTATTGATAACGCAACAGAATGGACTTGTTTCTATTTTGATGATATCAACTCATTCTCTTATAATTCACTTACAGGTTTGAACAAGGAATATTATGGTGCAGAACTTGGACTTAACTTCAAATTAACATCATTCCTTGACTTAAAGGCTCTTGGTACTATCAGCGAAGCTAAGAACATTAGCAACGCAAAAGTTCGTTATATGAATTCAACACAGGGTACTTACGTAGACGATATAGCTCTTGTTGAAAACATGCGTGAGAGCGGAACACCACTGACTGCTGGTAGTCTCGGTTTGAGTTTCCATCAGGGTGGATGGTATATAGACCTTAACGGAAACTATTATGACCGCATCTACTTGAGCTACTCTCCTTACTATCGTTATCAGACTCCTTTGAAAAATCAGAAGAGTGTTGACAATGAAGGAAACTATATCGTTTCTCCACAAGATAAGGGAAAAGGTGGTTTCATGCTTGATGGTACAATCGGTAAAAGTATCCGCCTTAAGAAAGGCAGTCTGTCTATAAACCTAATGGTTACTAACATTCTTAACAACCAGAAGATTGTAACAGGTGGTTACGAGCAAAGTCGTAGTGACTACTCTCTAAAGAACGACGGTAGCACTAGCGACCGTTGCTACAGATTCTCAAAGAACCCTAAGAAGTATTATATTTACGGAACTAACGGAATGCTACAAATAGCATATAGATTCTAA
- a CDS encoding type B 50S ribosomal protein L31 → MKKGIHPENYRPVVFKDMSNGDMFLTKSTCKTNENVEFEGETYPIVKVEISSTSHPFYTGKNKLVDTAGRVDRFMNRYGKLKK, encoded by the coding sequence ATGAAAAAAGGTATTCATCCAGAAAACTATCGTCCCGTCGTATTTAAGGATATGTCCAACGGCGATATGTTCCTTACAAAGTCTACTTGCAAGACAAACGAAAATGTAGAATTTGAAGGCGAAACTTACCCAATTGTAAAGGTCGAAATCTCAAGTACTTCTCACCCATTTTATACAGGTAAGAACAAACTTGTTGATACAGCAGGTCGCGTTGACCGCTTCATGAACCGTTACGGTAAGTTGAAGAAGTAA
- a CDS encoding sugar transferase has translation MTILNYGYIADGMNEIERDSKRLIDFLVAIICIILFSPLFIICYFAIKREDHGPAIFKQERIGRFGRPFYIYKFRSMKVNAEKNGPQLTKHKDDSRMTKIGKFLRHHHLDELPQLWNVIKGDMSFVGPRPERKYYIDKIMEKDSRYLYLYQIRPGVTSYATLANGYTDTIEKMLKRLELDLYYLEHRSWILDIKILGMTFLKIVFGRKF, from the coding sequence ATGACAATATTAAATTATGGCTACATCGCTGATGGTATGAATGAAATTGAGCGCGACTCTAAACGCTTAATTGACTTTCTTGTCGCCATAATCTGTATCATACTATTTTCTCCCCTATTCATCATTTGTTATTTTGCAATAAAGAGAGAAGATCATGGTCCTGCTATTTTCAAGCAGGAAAGAATAGGACGATTTGGACGTCCATTTTACATTTACAAGTTCAGAAGCATGAAAGTGAATGCAGAAAAAAATGGTCCACAGCTTACGAAGCATAAGGATGACAGCAGAATGACCAAAATAGGAAAGTTCCTTCGGCACCACCATCTAGACGAACTACCACAACTTTGGAACGTAATTAAAGGCGATATGTCTTTCGTTGGTCCACGTCCTGAAAGAAAATACTATATCGACAAGATTATGGAAAAGGACTCCAGATATTTATATCTTTATCAAATACGTCCAGGAGTAACATCCTACGCCACACTTGCTAATGGGTACACAGACACGATTGAAAAGATGCTTAAACGACTGGAACTTGACCTTTATTATCTTGAACACAGAAGTTGGATACTAGACATAAAAATATTAGGAATGACTTTCCTTAAGATTGTGTTTGGAAGGAAATTTTAA
- a CDS encoding DNA/RNA non-specific endonuclease, translating to MRKIHFFISLFATTLFLVSCGSNESITDDGNGSTSDITNVNKNTISSSQPKEISRLEFPRVKGGTSEVIVHSTSAYGMTYASEWDHTLRSQRWSCFEVYKSNNVKNWSRSNWRQTSWGGDPFQKDPAVPQSEQPNVTGEFSGSYYKGIGSFYERGHICASEDRVYSKDANEQTFYMTNMQPQVGNLNEKIWSDMEAKVRGWASSADTLYVCKGGTIDSDDKIVDQTKSGFIVPRYFFMAVLAKNSDQANGGYKAMGFWIEHLDVDQRSKGVANFVVNIDDLEQKTGIDFFCNLPDDIENKVESLSVDKVKTAWGL from the coding sequence ATGAGAAAAATTCATTTTTTTATCAGCTTGTTTGCCACAACTCTCTTCCTTGTTTCTTGTGGTAGTAACGAGAGCATTACTGATGACGGTAATGGAAGTACCAGTGACATTACCAATGTAAACAAGAACACAATTTCAAGCAGTCAGCCTAAAGAAATATCCAGATTGGAATTCCCTAGGGTTAAAGGTGGAACAAGTGAAGTTATTGTTCACTCAACTTCTGCTTATGGAATGACATACGCATCGGAATGGGATCATACATTAAGATCACAACGCTGGTCTTGTTTTGAGGTATACAAGAGTAACAATGTGAAAAACTGGAGTCGCAGTAACTGGAGACAAACATCATGGGGAGGTGACCCTTTTCAAAAGGATCCAGCAGTTCCTCAATCTGAGCAACCAAATGTTACAGGTGAATTCAGCGGAAGTTATTATAAAGGAATAGGAAGTTTCTATGAAAGAGGACATATATGCGCTTCAGAAGACAGAGTATATTCCAAAGATGCCAATGAGCAAACTTTCTATATGACCAACATGCAACCACAAGTTGGAAATCTGAATGAAAAGATATGGAGCGACATGGAGGCTAAAGTAAGAGGTTGGGCTTCAAGTGCAGATACTCTATATGTTTGCAAAGGTGGCACTATTGATAGCGATGACAAAATTGTGGACCAAACAAAGAGTGGTTTTATCGTTCCTCGTTATTTCTTCATGGCTGTATTAGCAAAGAATTCAGACCAAGCAAATGGTGGTTATAAGGCTATGGGATTTTGGATTGAACACCTAGATGTAGACCAAAGAAGCAAGGGTGTTGCAAACTTCGTTGTAAACATTGATGATTTGGAGCAAAAGACTGGTATTGACTTCTTTTGCAATCTACCAGATGATATTGAAAATAAAGTTGAAAGTTTAAGCGTAGACAAAGTAAAAACTGCATGGGGGTTATAA
- the udk gene encoding uridine kinase: MDDKITIIGIAGGTGSGKTTVVRKIVEALPPHYVAVVPLDSYYNDTSHMTEDERHAINFDHPDAFDWKLLNKHVNDLRNGIAIEQPTYSYLLCNRLPETVHVEPKPVIIIEGIMTLINKKLRDLMDLRIFVDCDPDERLIRNIQRDTIDRGRTVSMVVERYLKVLKPMHEQFIEPTKRYADLIIPQGGENIKGIAILCKYIEGLVPHE, encoded by the coding sequence ATGGACGATAAAATTACTATCATCGGCATTGCTGGTGGAACAGGAAGTGGAAAGACCACTGTTGTAAGAAAGATTGTTGAGGCGTTGCCACCGCATTATGTGGCTGTTGTTCCACTTGACTCATATTACAATGACACTTCACACATGACTGAAGATGAACGTCACGCTATAAATTTTGACCATCCTGATGCATTTGACTGGAAACTGTTGAATAAGCACGTCAACGACTTGCGAAACGGAATAGCTATAGAACAACCTACATATAGTTATCTGCTTTGTAATCGTTTGCCAGAAACAGTGCATGTAGAGCCAAAGCCTGTGATAATTATCGAGGGTATTATGACCTTGATAAACAAGAAATTGCGTGATCTTATGGATCTCAGAATATTTGTGGACTGTGATCCAGATGAGCGACTTATAAGAAATATCCAGCGTGATACCATTGATCGTGGACGTACAGTTTCAATGGTTGTTGAAAGATATTTGAAGGTGTTGAAGCCGATGCACGAACAATTTATTGAGCCGACAAAACGTTATGCCGATCTTATTATTCCGCAAGGAGGAGAGAATATAAAAGGTATAGCAATATTATGTAAATACATCGAGGGACTTGTTCCTCATGAATGA
- a CDS encoding glycerate kinase family protein, whose protein sequence is MKYIIAIDSFKGCLTSEEAAEAVYQNIVSHHPKAEITTIPVSDGGEGMLNAFCKALGATKETVSVRDAMMRRITAEYGITDNGTAIIEVAKSCGLTLIEPELRNPLIATSYGVGQLIASAIKNGCRKFIIGLGGSATSDCGIGMLKALIESFNAKGNFDDIRDIIQKCEFIIASDVTNTLCGSNGAAHVFARQKGATESMIDVLEKRAIKFAEVSAMHIGYDCSNKPGAGAAGGLGYAFMQYMNAEMKSGADLLLDLINFENIAKDADFVITGEGSSDKQTLMGKLPYVIMRRAKNIGIPTLLITGKINDKDKLINAGFKDIVCINPKGISIENAMRKDVAISNIRDFPLSI, encoded by the coding sequence ATGAAATATATTATTGCCATAGATTCATTTAAGGGTTGCCTGACATCAGAAGAGGCTGCCGAAGCTGTATATCAGAACATAGTTTCACATCATCCCAAAGCGGAGATAACAACAATACCTGTTTCTGACGGTGGAGAAGGAATGCTCAATGCATTTTGCAAGGCACTAGGAGCAACGAAAGAGACTGTTAGCGTAAGAGATGCCATGATGAGGCGCATCACTGCTGAATATGGCATAACGGATAACGGTACTGCTATTATAGAAGTAGCAAAGTCATGTGGACTGACGTTGATAGAGCCCGAACTTAGAAATCCACTTATTGCGACATCATACGGAGTTGGTCAGCTCATAGCCTCAGCTATTAAGAATGGATGCAGAAAATTTATTATAGGACTTGGAGGAAGTGCAACAAGTGACTGTGGTATAGGAATGCTGAAAGCACTTATTGAATCATTCAACGCCAAAGGTAATTTTGATGATATAAGAGATATTATCCAGAAATGCGAATTCATTATAGCATCAGATGTAACTAACACTCTATGTGGATCAAACGGAGCTGCGCATGTTTTTGCTCGTCAAAAGGGAGCAACAGAAAGTATGATTGACGTTCTTGAAAAACGTGCTATAAAATTTGCCGAAGTATCAGCTATGCATATTGGGTATGACTGCAGCAACAAGCCTGGTGCGGGAGCAGCAGGAGGACTTGGATATGCATTCATGCAATACATGAATGCCGAAATGAAATCAGGTGCCGATTTACTGCTGGACTTGATTAACTTTGAAAATATAGCCAAAGATGCAGACTTCGTTATTACAGGAGAAGGCTCAAGCGACAAACAGACACTTATGGGCAAACTTCCGTATGTGATAATGCGTAGAGCTAAAAACATTGGTATACCAACACTATTGATTACAGGTAAGATAAATGACAAGGATAAGCTCATTAATGCAGGATTTAAGGATATTGTCTGCATCAATCCAAAAGGCATTAGCATTGAAAACGCAATGAGAAAAGATGTGGCTATCTCAAACATTAGGGATTTTCCTCTCTCTATTTAG
- a CDS encoding uracil-DNA glycosylase family protein, with amino-acid sequence MLGTFPPASKRWCFEWYYPNFQNDMWRIFGYLFFSDKMHFVDAENKTFRLEMIKTFLAEKGIAIFDTALQIRRTKNTASDKDLEIVQPSDLDAMLKSLPDCKGVLTAGQLATDIFMRHYSIKEMPKMGQSAEFVFDGRPMKLYRMPSSSRAYPMQLEKKAEFYRVMFDELI; translated from the coding sequence ATGCTCGGTACCTTTCCACCAGCAAGTAAGCGCTGGTGTTTTGAATGGTATTATCCAAATTTTCAAAACGATATGTGGCGTATATTTGGATATCTTTTCTTTTCAGATAAGATGCACTTTGTTGATGCAGAGAATAAAACTTTTCGTCTTGAGATGATAAAGACTTTTCTTGCCGAAAAGGGAATTGCGATATTTGATACAGCATTGCAAATACGTAGAACAAAAAATACGGCATCTGATAAAGATCTTGAGATAGTGCAGCCTAGTGATCTTGACGCTATGTTGAAAAGTTTGCCAGATTGTAAGGGGGTGCTTACTGCGGGACAATTAGCTACCGATATATTCATGCGTCATTACAGTATAAAAGAAATGCCGAAGATGGGACAGAGCGCAGAGTTCGTGTTCGATGGCCGGCCAATGAAACTATATAGAATGCCAAGCAGCAGTAGGGCTTATCCTATGCAGTTGGAAAAAAAGGCAGAGTTCTATCGTGTGATGTTTGATGAACTTATTTAG
- a CDS encoding histidine phosphatase family protein yields the protein MTTLYLVRHGETVDNAAQILQGQCQGQLNEKGIEQAKEVCEKMKNCDIDAFISSDLKRSYDTCKIIAAPHNKEVESTSLIRERDWGDFTGKFIPDMQDAEWPDNVETLEKMKSRARNFLTYLKVTYPDKKVLAVGHGIINKAIQSVYFNKPMSEITKMGNAEVRILML from the coding sequence ATGACTACATTATATTTAGTTCGTCATGGCGAAACTGTTGATAATGCTGCCCAAATCCTTCAAGGACAGTGTCAGGGGCAACTTAATGAAAAAGGTATAGAACAGGCTAAAGAGGTTTGTGAGAAGATGAAGAATTGTGATATAGATGCGTTTATATCTAGTGATTTGAAACGCTCTTATGATACATGCAAGATAATTGCTGCTCCACATAATAAGGAAGTAGAATCAACTTCGCTTATCCGTGAGCGTGACTGGGGCGATTTCACAGGTAAGTTTATTCCTGATATGCAGGATGCAGAATGGCCTGATAATGTTGAAACGCTAGAAAAGATGAAGAGCCGTGCACGCAATTTCCTCACATATCTTAAAGTTACGTATCCTGATAAAAAAGTGCTTGCTGTTGGACATGGCATTATTAATAAGGCTATACAGAGTGTATATTTCAATAAACCTATGAGCGAAATAACAAAAATGGGAAATGCTGAAGTTAGAATACTGATGTTATAA